CAGGCTTGCCGGCATCTCCTACCCCGGACATACCGAGATATTGGCCGACAGGACCAACACGGAAAGATATGCAATGATGCTGGCAGGCGACAGGCTCAGGGTAGCCCTTGTGACCATACACTGCCCCTTGAGGGAGGTGGCGGACAGCATCAGCACGGAAAAGATTTTTCAAGTAATTTTCCTTACGGATTCCTTCTTAAGAAATGAACTCGGCATAAAAGAGCCGGAGATTGCCGTGGCCGCACTGAATCCACATGGAGGCGAGTCCGGGATGTTTGGCAAAGAAGAAGAGCATATCATATCGCCCGCTATAGAAATGGCCCGGGGAAAGGGTATAGCGGCCAATGGGCCTTATCCTCCTGACACAGTGTTTTATCAGGCTGTCAATGGGAAATTCGACGCTGTAGTCTGCCAGTATCATGACCAGGGGCTGATTCCCTTTAAGCTCATTCATTTCAGAGACGGGGTCAACCTGACCTTAGGCCTTCCGATAACCAGGACTTCAGTAGATCACGGGACTGCATATGACATCGCCGGTACCGGAAAGGCGGATTGTGCCAGTCTTGAGGCGGCAATCAGACTCGCATCGAAGATAGTGGAAAAGAGAAAAGAAGGTCCATAAAAAAATATGAACCAGCACGGCGGCGTGCCATCCGATCAGGCGCCGTTTTTCTTCTCCCACCGGTAAACCCGCATGGGAGGGATGTTGAAAAGCTCAGCCTCCACTTGCCCGGAGCCAAGGATGGGTCGGCACAGGGAGGCAACCCGCTTGCTCACCTGATATGCTACAAAGCGCCCTCCCGGAGCGAGCGTCGACGAGACGGACTCGATAATTTGAGATCCAAGGGCGTGGCTCATGGTGGAAAAGGGGATGCCGGAAATTACAACCTCGGGAGGGGCCATTCCATACGTGTGGAGAATTTCTTTTATCTCTGTGGCACTGCCAAGGTGAACCTTCAGACGGTCGTCTTTTATGCAGTTTAGTATGGCGTGGAAATTCGGATTGATCTCTATGCACAAGAGCCTGGCGTGCGAAGTCATGGAATGCAGTATGGCCCTGGTCGTGCCCCCGGTGCCAGGACCCAGTTCCACTATAGTCTTTGCTGAACGGACTCTCGCTGCCTCTACGGTGCGACGTTCGAGAAAGCGGGAACTCGGGATTATCGAGCCGATCTGAAAGGGATGCTTCAGAAATTCCTGAAAGAAGATGGACCGGCCATTCAATAAGGTGCCAAGTGGCTTGAAATTTGATGCCTGTATAGTCAGATCCTAATTATACTGCGAGTGTTCCAGTTCAGGCCAACATCCGCCGCGCCTCGCATTTTCCGTTTTCGTTGATGTTTCACCTCATGGTCACTCATGCACTTTACCAGGTTTTTAGCCTATAACTTACTGTTTTTTTATATCTATGGCGGTCCCAAGGGGAATCGAACCCCTGTTTCTGGCGTGAGAGGCCAGCGTCCTAGACCCCTAGACGATGGGACCGGGAGTGACGGGAGGCAAATTAAAGGTCTGTACCAGTTATGTCAACCCTAAAGGGTAATGGTTGCATTTTCAAGGTCCGAAAGTTCCCGGTCTTTATCAGACAGCAAGGGCCGCGAACCACGGTGATTCTGTGCCTCTTATTTCAATGGTCATCGGGTATTTCCCATGCGTCAGCCCTTTTCAAGAACCGATATGTGCCGCCTCATCCACCACAGGATTATCAGTCCCGGGAGAGCCGCCAAGGTGGTGACGAAAAAGAACTGCGCCCATCCCAACCATTTAACTACAAATCCTGACGGCGGGCCCACAAAGATCCTCCCCAAAGAGGCAAGGGCTGAGAACATGGCATACTGGCTTGCGGTAAAACGATGGTTGCAGAGTGCCATAAGAAAGGCCACAAAGGCTGCTGTACCCATACCCCCGGATAGATTTTCAAAACCGACTGCAGCAATCATTGCACAGTAGCTCTTGCCGATCCAGGCAAGCAGCATGAAGGAAAGATTGGATACCGCCTGCAACACCCCGAAAAACATGAGCGCACCAAAGAGTCCGATCTTTGTCATCAGCCCTCCCCCCAACAAGGCACCGCCAATAGTAGCAACGAGACCAAACCCCTTGTTTATAGTCCCTACGTCAGTAGGACTGAAACCGATCCCGCGGATGAGAAAAGCGGTAGTCAAGGTACCGGCAAAGGCATCCCCGAGCTTGTAAAGTACAATAAGTACCAGCATGGAAATGGCTGCAGTCCTTGAAAAGAATTCCTTTAAGGGGCCGGAAATAGCTTCAGGTATGCTCCCGGGCGGGGAAGGCGCAAGCCTCGGCTCAGGGCCGGCAAGAGTTGCAAAGATTCCCAATGACATAATGCCTGCCATTAAAATATACGTGTTTTGCCAGCCTATGCGATCTGACAGGATAAGGGCCAAGGCGCCGGATACCAGCATG
Above is a genomic segment from Deltaproteobacteria bacterium containing:
- a CDS encoding methyltransferase type 12, producing MQASNFKPLGTLLNGRSIFFQEFLKHPFQIGSIIPSSRFLERRTVEAARVRSAKTIVELGPGTGGTTRAILHSMTSHARLLCIEINPNFHAILNCIKDDRLKVHLGSATEIKEILHTYGMAPPEVVISGIPFSTMSHALGSQIIESVSSTLAPGGRFVAYQVSKRVASLCRPILGSGQVEAELFNIPPMRVYRWEKKNGA
- the ampG gene encoding muropeptide transporter AmpG (in Escherichia coli this protein is a permease involved in peptidoglycan recycling; member of major facilitator superfamily; MFS; inner membrane protein) gives rise to the protein MLPMGFASGLPLALTGGTLQAWLAMDGVDIRTIGLFSLAGIPYALKFFWSPVMDRFSLPWLGRRRGWILPIQVILVSGISAMAFVSPSSTPFLMACLALTVAFSSASQDIVIDAYRTDVLEEKERGLGAALSVTGYRIAMLVSGALALILSDRIGWQNTYILMAGIMSLGIFATLAGPEPRLAPSPPGSIPEAISGPLKEFFSRTAAISMLVLIVLYKLGDAFAGTLTTAFLIRGIGFSPTDVGTINKGFGLVATIGGALLGGGLMTKIGLFGALMFFGVLQAVSNLSFMLLAWIGKSYCAMIAAVGFENLSGGMGTAAFVAFLMALCNHRFTASQYAMFSALASLGRIFVGPPSGFVVKWLGWAQFFFVTTLAALPGLIILWWMRRHISVLEKG